From a single Phocoena sinus isolate mPhoSin1 chromosome 1, mPhoSin1.pri, whole genome shotgun sequence genomic region:
- the LAMC2 gene encoding laminin subunit gamma-2 isoform X2, with translation MVLRGRNMNTQRVRTKRHSWIQPPVCDCSGKSRQCVFDEELHRLTGNGFRCLHCSDNTGGVHCQRCKEGFYRQRDRDRCLPCSCNSKGSLSARCDNAGRCSCKPGVTGDRCDRCLPGFHTLTEAGCTQDQRLLDSKCDCDPAGISGPCDTGRCVCKSAVTGGRCDRCRPGYYHLDGGNPEGCTQCFCYGHSASCRSSGDYSVHKITSTFHQDVDGWKAVQRNGSPAKLQWSQRHRDVFSSARQSDPVYFIAPVKFLGNQQVSYGQNLSFDYRVDRGGRHPSAHDVILEGAGLWITAPLIPPGKTLPCGVTKTYTFRLNENPSSNWSPQLSYFEYRRLLRNLTALRIRATYGEYSTGYLDNVTLISARPISGAPAPWVEQCVCPVGYKGQFCQECASGYKRDSARLGPFGTCIPCNCQGGGACDPDTGDCYSGDENPDIECADCPIGFYNDPRDPRSCKPCPCRNGFSCSVMPETEEVVCNNCPHGVTGARCELCADGYFGDPFGEHGPVRPCQPCQCNNNVDPSASGNCDRLTGRCLKCLHGTAGTHCDQCKAGYFGDPLAPNPMDKCRACNCNPVGSEPVECRSDGSCVCKPGFGGLNCEHAALTICPACYNQVKIQMDQFMQQLQNLETLISKAQGDGGAVPNTELEGRMQWVEQTLRDILREAQISEGAIRSLNLQLAKARSQENSYRNRLDDLKMTVERVRTLGSQHQNRVQDTHRLITQMRLSLEESEAALRNTDVPPSEDYMGPNGFKSLAQEAARLADSHVESANNMEQLARETEDYSEQALSLARKALSEGGGSGTLDSSVVQGLVGKLEKTKSLAQQLSREATQTDIEADTSYQHSLRLLSSASQLQGVNDQSFQVETKRIRQKADSVSSLVTKRVDEFKRVQSNLGNWEEETRKLLQNGKNGRQKSDQLLSRANLAKSRAQEALSMGNATFYEVENILKNLREFDLQVEDRKAEAEEAMKRLSYISQKVADASDKTKQAETALGDAAADAQRAKNAAGEALEITGSIEQEMGSLNLEANVTADGALAMEKGLATLKSEMREVEGELARKEREFGTSTDAVQTVITEAQRVDNRARNAGVTIQDTLNMLDGILHLIDQPGSMDEEGLILLEQKLFQAKAQINSQLRPLMSKLEERASCQRGHLRSLETSIDGILADVKNLENIRDNLPPGCYNTQALEQH, from the exons GTTCTCTTAGCGCTCGATGTGACAATGCTGGACGATGCAGCTGTAAGCCAGGTGTGACAGGAGACAGGTGTGACCGCTGTCTGCCAGGCTTCCACACCCTCACCGAGGCTGGGTGCACCCAAGACCAGAGACTCCT ggaCTCCAAGTGTGACTGTGATCCGGCTGGCATCTCGGGGCCCTGTGACACAGGCCGCTGTGTCTGCAAGTCAGCTGTCACCGGAGGGCGCTGTGATAG GTGCCGACCAGGTTACTATCACCTGGATGGGGGAAACCCTGAGGGCTGTACCCAGTGTTTTTGCTATGGCCATTCAGCCAGCTGCCGAAGCTCTGGAGACTACAGTGTCCATAAAATCACCTCGACCTTCCATCAAG ATGTTGATGGCTGGAAGGCTGTCCAAAGAAATGGGTCTCCTGCAAAACTCCAATGGTCACAGCGCCATCGAGATGTGTTTAGCTCAGCACGACAGTCAGACCCTGTCTATTTTATAGCTCCTG TCAAATTTCTTGGGAATCAACAGGTGAGCTATGGGCAAAACCTGTCTTTTGACTACCGTGTGGACAGGGGAGGCAGACACCCATCCGCCCATGACGTGATCCTGGAAGGTGCTGGTCTATGGATCACAGCTCCCTTGATTCCACCTGGCAAGACGCTGCCTTGTGGGGTCACCAAGACTTACACTTTCAG ATTAAATGAAAATCCAAGCAGTAATTGGAGCCCCCAGCTGAGTTACTTTGAGTATCGGAGGTTACTGCGGAACCTCACAGCCCTGCGGATCCGAGCTACCTATGGAGAATACA GTACTGGGTACCTTGACAATGTGACCCTGATCTCAGCTCGCCCCATCTCTGGAGCCCCAGCACCATGGGTTGAACAATGTGTGTGTCCTGTTGGGTACAAGGGACAGTTCTGCCAGGAATGTGCTTCTGGCTACAAAAGAGATTCAGCCAGACTGGGACCTTTTGGCACCTGTATTCCATGTAACTGCCAAGGAGGAGGGGCTTGTGATCCAGACACAG GAGATTGTTATTCAGGGGATGAAAACCCTGACATCGAGTGTGCCGACTGCCCCATTGGTTTCTACAACGACCCGCGTGACCCCCGCAGCTGCAAGCCCTGCCCCTGTCGCAATGGGTTCAGCTGCTCCGTGATGCCCGAGACAGAGGAGGTGGTGTGCAATAACTGTCCCCACGGTGTCACTG GTGCCCGCTGCGAGCTCTGTGCCGATGGCTACTTTGGGGACCCCTTTGGGGAACACGGCCCAGTGAGGCCTTGTCAACCCTGTCAGTGCAACAACAATGTGGACCCCAGTGCCTCTGGGAACTGTGACCGCCTGACGGGCAGGTGTCTGAAGTGCCTCCACGGCACAGCCGGTACCCACTGTGACCAGTGCAAAGCAGGCTACTTTGGGGACCCCTTGGCTCCCAACCCAATGGACAAGTGTCGAG CTTGCAACTGCAACCCAGTGGGCTCGGAGCCCGTGGAGTGTAGAAGTGATGGCAGCTGTGTTTGCAAGCCAGGATTTGGCGGCCTCAACTGTGAGCATGCAGCATTAACCATCTGTCCAGCTTGCTATAATCAAGTGAAGATTCAG ATGGATCAGTTTATGCAGCAGCTCCAGAACCTGGAGACCCTGATTTCAAAGGCTCAGGGTGACGGTGGAGCAGTACCCAACACAGAGCTGGAGGGCAGGATGCAGTGGGTTGAGCAGACCCTTCGGGACATTCTGAGAGAAGCCCAGATTTCAGAAG GTGCTATTAGATCCCTCAATCTCCAGTTGGCCAAGGCCAGGAGCCAAGAGAATAGCTACCGGAACCGCCTGGATGACCTCAAGATGACTGTGGAAAGAGTTCGGACCCTGGGCAGCCAGCATCAGAACCGAGTCCAGGATACTCACAGGCTCATCACTCAGATGCGCCTGAGCCTGGAGGAAAGTGAAGCTGCCCTGCGAAACACC GACGTTCCTCCCTCAGAGGACTATATGGGGCCAAACGGCTTTAAAAGTCTAGCTCAGGAGGCCGCGAGACTGGCAGACAG CCACGTTGAGTCAGCCAATAACATGGAGCAACTGGCCAGGGAAACCGAGGACTACTCCGAACAAGCCCTATCCTTGGCGCGCAAGGCTCTGAGTGAAGGAGGCGGAAGCGGCACGCTGGACAGCTCCGTGGTGCAAGGGCTTGTGGGAAA ATTGGAGAAAACCAAGTCTCTGGCCCAGCAGTTGTCAAGGGAGGCCACTCAAACTGACATTGAAGCAGACACGTCTTATCAGCATAGTCTCCGCCTTCTCAGTTCAGCATCTCAGCTTCAGGGGGTCAATGATCAGTCCTTTCAG GTAGAAACGAAGAGGATCAGACAAAAAGCTGACTCTGTCTCAAGCCTGGTGACTAAGCGTGTGGATGAGTTCAAGCGTGTGCAAAGCAATCTGGGAAACTGGGAAGAAGAAACCCGGAAGCTCTTACAGAATGGGAAGAATGGGAGACAG AAATCAGATCAACTGCTTTCCCGTGCCAACCTTGCTAAAAGCAGAGCCCAAGAAGCACTAAGTATGGGCAATGCCACTTTTTATGAAGTTGAGAACATCTTAAAGAACCTCAGAG AGTTTGACCTGCAGGTtgaagacagaaaagcagaagCTGAAGAGGCCATGAAGAGACTCTCCTACATCAGCCAGAAGGTTGCAGATGCCAGCGACAAGACCAAGCAAGCGGAAACAGCCCTGGGCGATGCTGCTGCCGACGCCCAGAGGGCAAAGAACGCAGccggggaagccctggagatCACCGGCAGCATAGAACAG gAGATGGGGAGTCTGAACTTGGAGGCCAACGTGACAGCAGATGGAGCCTTGGCCATGGAGAAGGGACTGGCCACTCTCAAGAGTGAGATGAGGGAAGTGGAAGGAGAGCTGGCAAGGAAGGAGCGGGAGTTCGGCACGTCTACGGATGCAGTGCAGACA GTAATCACAGAAGCCCAAAGAGTTGATAACAGAGCCAGGAATGCTGGAGTTACGATCCAAGACACACTTAACATGTTGGACGGCATCCTACACCTAATAG ACCAGCCTGGCAGTATGGATGAAGAGGGGCTGATCTTATTGGAGCAGAAGCTTTTCCAAGCCAAGGCCCAGATCAACAGTCAGCTGCGGCCGTTGATGTCAAAGCTGGAAGAGAGGGCAAGCTGTCAGAGGGGCCACCTCCGTTCACTGGAGACGAGCATAGATGGGATTCTGGCTGATGTGAAGAACCTGGAGAACATTAGGGACAACCTGCCCCCAGGCTGCTACAACACCCAGGCTCTTGAGCAGCACTGA